From Halomicrobium salinisoli, the proteins below share one genomic window:
- a CDS encoding TetR/AcrR family transcriptional regulator, producing the protein MSESDARVESGDTREQIMEATFRALSEHGYKDLRVRDIGEEMDLSRQVIHYHFDGKYDLLSSFLEYVIDQYEGSVDVDGEADPRAELDARIDQCLFGPEFEEFTHWDRMQVYHELYAHARNDERHRELFDAHYDRIRGSIVTVIEEGIERGAFREVDAELMGQLLTDVIHAARERRIALGHEDAPEEARRAVDAFVLDSLLPSPS; encoded by the coding sequence TCCGGCGACACCCGCGAGCAGATCATGGAGGCGACCTTCCGCGCCCTAAGCGAGCACGGGTACAAGGACCTCCGGGTCCGCGACATCGGCGAGGAGATGGACCTGTCACGTCAGGTGATCCACTACCACTTCGACGGCAAGTACGACCTGCTGTCCTCGTTCCTGGAGTACGTCATCGACCAGTACGAGGGCAGCGTCGACGTCGACGGCGAGGCCGACCCGCGCGCCGAACTCGACGCGCGGATCGACCAGTGCCTGTTCGGGCCGGAGTTCGAGGAGTTCACCCACTGGGACCGGATGCAGGTGTACCACGAGCTGTACGCCCACGCCCGCAACGACGAGCGACACCGGGAGCTGTTCGACGCCCACTACGACCGCATCCGGGGGAGTATCGTGACGGTCATCGAGGAGGGGATCGAACGGGGCGCCTTCCGCGAGGTGGACGCCGAACTGATGGGACAGCTGCTCACCGACGTGATCCACGCGGCCCGCGAGCGGCGCATCGCCCTCGGACACGAGGACGCTCCGGAGGAGGCCCGGCGGGCCGTCGACGCGTTCGTCCTCGATTCGCTGCTGCCGTCCCCGTCGTGA